In the genome of Cynocephalus volans isolate mCynVol1 unplaced genomic scaffold, mCynVol1.pri scaffold_35, whole genome shotgun sequence, one region contains:
- the LOC134369069 gene encoding testis-specific Y-encoded protein 3-like: MKPAERAKVLRMQLGGTPEEASGTGVEAVQESEALAEREAAATGQEVAPVLFEAVEVVESLEALQLELEPVNNQARRAFARLRQNLVQRRRTHLGHRRAIIQGIPGFWAKAIVNHPEMLAMISDEDEDLLSYMIDLEVEEIRHPIHCCKIMLFFRNNPYFRNKVIIKEYLINVTGYRASHSTPVQWYQDYEHEAYSRRHHNSSVNFFNWFSDHNFAGSNRIAEIICKDLWLNPLRYHMRMQVPGQGTERA; encoded by the exons ATGAAGCCGGCAGAGCGGGCCAAAGTCCTGCGCATGC AGTTGGGTGGGACGCCCGAGGAGGCCTCCGGGACCGGGGTTGAAGCTGTGCAGGAAAGCGAggccttggcagagagggaggcggcgGCAACCGGGCAGGAGGTGGCACCAGTTTTGTttgaggcagtggaggtggtggag TCACTGGAGGCCCTTCAGTTAGAGTTGGAGCCCGTGAACAACCAAGCCAGGAGGGCCTTTGCTCGTTTGAGGCAGAACCTGGTGCAGAGACGCAGGACTCATCTCGGTCACCGAAGGGCCATCATCcagggcatccctggcttctgggccaaagcc attgtgaaccaccccgagatgttggccatgatcagcgatgaagatgaagacttgcttagctacatgatcgacttggag gtggaggaaatcaggcatcccattcactgctgcaagatCATGTTGTTCTTTCGGAACAACCCGTACTTCcggaataaagtgattattaaggaatatctcattaatgtcaccg gatacagggcatctcattccactccagttcagtggtatcaggattatgaacatgaggcttatagccgcaggcaccacaacagcagtgttaacttcttcaactggttttctgaccacaactttgcaggatctaacaggatcgctgag atcatctgtaaagacctatggctcaatcccctgcggtaccacatgaggatgcaggtgcctggacagggaaccgagagggca